A genome region from Eurosta solidaginis isolate ZX-2024a chromosome 2, ASM4086904v1, whole genome shotgun sequence includes the following:
- the LOC137242499 gene encoding uncharacterized protein, protein MENKKKRNIWRERDVVEMISIIKERHILKLLDSKVKRNRCIFEEVARELNSKGINKDAIQIRAKFKTLKCDYYKAKRHNNKSGAGRQTCEYFELLDEVLGNRPAVAAEGEDTSQVEVNSNNMNTSQCNFMEVNLDDPLGSESENTSEPNVACSTPRNKGTFKNQKKASYSKVMESFTNEWKNTQDNLVDAMKKQDETHFSNVELLLEKNRKETQKMLEDERRETLKIFNSLLCTMQTPQSHNIPLYVPRHFLSPSISLTSEVVSGSHNDVDIFGSFAESQE, encoded by the exons atggaaaataaaaagaaaagaaatatatgGAGAGAAAGGGATGTTGTTGAAATGATATCCATTATTAAAGAACGACACATCCTTAAATTGCTGGACAGTAAGGTTAAGAGGAACCGCTGTATCTTTGAGGAGGTGGCTAGAGAGTTAAATTCCAAAGGAATAAATAAAGATGCCATCCAGATTAGGGcaaaatttaaaactttgaaGTGTGATTATTACAAAGCTAAGCGTCATAATAATAAAAGTGGTGCTGGGAGACAAACATGTGAGTATTTTGAGCTGCTGGACGAAGTTCTTGGTAATCGCCCTGCAGTAGCGGCAGAAGGTGAGGACACTTCACAAGTCGAAGTGAATTCCAATAACATGAACACGTCACAGTGTAACTTTATGGAAGTGAATTTGGACGATCCTCTAGGCAGCGAGTCTGAAAATACTTCTGAACCCAACGTCGCATGCAGCACTCCTCGAAATAAAGGAACTTTCAAAAATCAAA AAAAGGCTTCTTATTCGAAAGTTATGGAATCTTTCACAAATGAGTGGAAGAACACGCAAGATAATTTAGTTGACGCTATGAAAAAACAAGATGAAACCCATTTCAGCAACGTCGaacttttattagaaaaaaatcgcaaagaaactcAGAAAATGCTAGAAGATGAGCGTCGCGAAACACTTAAAATATTCAATTCTCTATTATGCACAATGCAGACACCACAGTCACATAATATTCCTCTTTACGTACCGCGTCATTTCCTTTCTCCTTCAATTTCTTTGACTTCGGAAGTAGTATCGGGTTCTCATAACGATGTTGATATTTTTGGATCGTTTGCGGAATCGCAGGAATAA
- the LOC137242501 gene encoding WD repeat domain-containing protein 83, with protein MGTSYENFQLCKVIDCKQGAVRAVRYNVDGTYCLSCGSDKKIKLWNPKSGLLLKTYGGHADEVTDASGSCDSCHIVSSSLDKSIIYWDVSTGVPVRRLRGHAGGVRCVCFNEDSSITISGGRDNAVLCWDIRTRRLDPVQAMKEAKDCITSIQTNEHKIITSSLDGCIRQYDIRVGELVCDKIGEPITFLKLTRDEQCFVSACQDSTVRLIDCDTGSLLSEYTGHKAEDYHIECGIMANDDHIVSGTSEGCAVIWDLLDGKILQHIKISSNGVVNSLDTHPKENELVLARRRDIYVYSSDLNEDEINVDPS; from the exons ATGGGCACAAGCTATGAAAACTTCCAGCTGTGTAAAGTAATTGATTGCAAGCAGGGCGCTGTACGTGCAGTCAGATACAATG ttGACGGCACATATTGCCTGAGTTGTGGTtcggataaaaaaataaaactttggaaTCCAAAATCGGGTTTATTGTTGAAAACGTATGGAGGCCACGCTGATGAGGTCACCGATGCATCTGGCAGTTGTGACAGTTGTCATATTGTTTCGTCGAGTCTTGATAAAAGCATTATTTATTGGGATGTATCCACAGGAGTACCTGTACGTCGACTAAGAGGTCATGCGGGGGGTGTACGCTGTGTTTGTTTCAATGAAGACTCCTCTATTACAATATCTGGTGGTCGCGATAATGCAGTTTTATGTTGGGATATACGAACACGTCGTTTAGATCCTGTACAAGCAATGAAAGAAGCGAAAGATTGTATTACAAGTATTCAAACCAATgaacataaaattataacatCTTCTTTGGATGGCTGTATACGTCAATATGATATAAGAGTTGGTGAATTAGTTTGCGATAAAATTGGAGAACCCATAACATTTTTAAAACTGACAAGGGATGAACAATGTTTTGTGTCGGCATGTCAAGATAGTACGGTTCGCCTAATTGACTGTGATACGGGCAGTTTGTTATCAGAATACACAGGACACAAAGCGGAGGACTATCATATTGAATGCGGCATTATGGCGAATGATGATCATATAGTTTCAGGAACAAGCGAAGGATGTGCTGTCATTTGGGACCTACTAGATGGAAAAATTTTGCAGCATATTAAAATTA GTAGCAACGGTGTTGTTAATTCACTAGATACTCATCCTAAGGAAAATGAATTAGTTTTGGCCCGTCGAAGAGATATCTATGTATATAGCTCTGATTTGAATGAGGATGAAATAAACGTAGACCCTTCATAA